The genomic segment GTTTCTTTTACCGTTCTTTTTAGTATTAAAACTGAGGCATTTTGGGCATTTTTTTTTGCATAACAAAAAATATTAAGGGTTAAGAGCTTACTCTAGCATAAAACTCAATATTTTAGCCCGCAAAATTTTCCCTTAAGCCAATTTTTTTATAGTTGAGCCGTCCAGCTTGTCATTCCTTTTCCATTCAGAGATCTCTTTGTCAGAAAAAAGCTCTACAACCTCCCCTGGAGCGGGCTCAGATGTGTATGTAACCTTTATAAACTGCACACCATTATCAATCAATTGAACCTCAAGTAAGCTATCTTCGTCGATACCAAGAGCTTCACGATACTCCTTAGGGATTGTGACCATCCCCTTTGACTGAGGCCTTACAACCTTACATTTTGACATAAGTAGAAAAGTTTAAAAGTAGAAATTGTCTACTTATAGTATATGCAAAAGTACCTCACGAGTAAAGATGACTTCATTCTTTTATATAAGAATGGGTGGGCGAATCCAGTTTTCTGGCTAGTTCGCTCGCTCTACGTACTCTTGAGTGTCGGTGTTTATTCGTAGCTTATCGCCAACCTTAATAAACAATGGCACCTGAACAACGAGCCCGGTTTGAAGGGTTGCTGGTTTAGAACCGCCTGCGGCGGTATCCCCTTTAACACCCGGGTCGGTTTCAGTCACTTCGAGTACTACTTTTGGAGGTAGGTTTACTGAAATTGGCTTGTCTTCAAAAAACCTAACATCGATGTCCGTTCCATCAAGTAAGAAATTAACATCATCGCCGAGCATTTCCTCATCGAGTTCAAACTGTTCAAAACTATTGTTGTCCATGAAGTAGTAATTTGCTCCGTCGGTGTACATATATTGGCATTTTCTGTAACCAACATCAGCCTCGTCCACTTTATCGTTTCCTTGAAAATTCTTACTTATAGTCGCCCCGGTCTTTAGGTTTTTTAGAGTAGTTTTCATAACCCCTGCGCCCCGAGCTTGTTTTGCAAAGGTGTCTTTTACGACAACAAACGGATCGCCATCGATCACGATAATTTTTCCGGTACGAATCTGAGAAATAGAAAGCATAAAAAATGGATAAAAGTTATTTTTGAAAAGGAAAAATATCCTACTTCTGCAAAAATATACGTATTTCAGACTTTAAAATCAAGTTAATACGTGCTTAAATTGGCTTATGAAAGAACATTTTGAAGAAAAAATAGAAAAAGTACTGGATTACTGCAGGGAACTCAATGATGAGGGCGGCCAGAATCAATACTGGATTTTGTCAGATGAGGCGGGGAGATTTATCAATCAAAAGGCAAAGGAGGTTAATGCGAAATATATATTGGAAATAGGAACGTCCATAGGGTATTCGACGATATTTTTGGCAGAGGCTGTTCGTGAAAATACCGGTGGAGACGTAGCAAAAGGTAAGGTTTATGCGATGGAGTCGCATGGTCCGCGCGCGGCGATAGCGCGCGCGAATTTTGTAAATTCCGGACTTAGTGAATTTATAACTTTAGTTCAGAGCCATGCGCCGGAACATATTCCATTCGTCGATCCAAATACCGGGGAGGCTCTGACAGGCAAGATAGATATTCTTTTCCTAGATTGCATCAAAAAATATTACCTCCCATGCCTCGAGGCAACCCTCCCCCTCCTCCACTTAGGTTCACTTATTATCGCAGACAACGTAATTTCACATGCAGATCAGATGACGGATTTTCTAAATTACATCAAAACAAACTCGGACCTTGAATCTGAAATTTTTAACATCGGGACGGGGGTCTTGGTTGCAAAAACCCTTCGTATGACAATGTAATACAATGTCATACCAGTGAAAATTAGCATACAGCCCCTCTGCGACTTGATATGGGCAAACACTTGTGCCATAATCACAAACACATAATCAAGTTTAATGGCAATTAGAGAAATACAAACAGGGCTCAAGAATCCTATTTTGAGAACAAAATCCAAAGAAGTTGAGAAAATCACACCAGAGGTAAAACATCTTATTCGTGATATGTATTCAACGTTGCATTTGGATGGTATCGGGCTCAGTGCACCGCAAGTCGGCGAAAATCTTCGAATAGTGCTAGTCACCACGTACCCGCAGACCAAAAAGGAAAAAACATACACCATGATAAATCCTGTGATTACATATTTTTCAGAAGAAACAGAGATTTCAGAAGAAGGCTGCCTTTCACTGCCAAATTATTTTGGAAATGTGGCACGTTCAAAAGAAGTGATACTTCAATTTAGAGATGAAAATTGGAAAATTCAAATAATGCGATTAAACAGCTTAAATGCCCGAATAGTTCAACATGAAATAGACCATATCGATGCAATCCTATTCGCAGACAAAGTCACAGGCAAGGCAAAGGCCACCCATGGGCCAGAGGAGCATACTTTGTAAATTCACAGGGGACCTTTTTTGAACAAGACGGCTTATTTGAGCCGTAAATCAAGGCAAAAAGTCTGCCCGGGCACGTCATTACAGCCCATCTTGAATAGCTTCAAGCAGCTTTTTTAAAAGCGGAATATAAGAAGGGAGTCGTTTATAAATTTTTTCGGCGGTAGCTTCATCGTAAGTATGAACGGTAAGATTTTTATCATCCATCATTTGTACCCAAAGCGGATCGTCTTGAATCAGTCCAAATTTAAACGCCTCTTTCATACAACTTTTTGGCGAATTACACTCTACATTTTGAGTTCTTAAGAATTTTTGTGTGCTTTTCCACGCAAGCTCGACTGAGAATTCAAAACGTTGAATAGAAGCATCTCGGATGATGTCCGTAGGTTTCATCCCAAGCGCCTCCTCAAGCCCATTTAAAGCTTTTTTAAACGAAGTGATTATTTCATGCATATTTCTTTTGAATTTTTAAGGATTGAATTTTTCAGACTTTCCCCGATATCATTGAAATCAACTATGTCTATAGAGCGCAAGGTTGGGATTTCCCCGACAGCCTCTTTGATTTTTATAAAAGTTTCAAAACCCAAAATATCCCCGGCATCTATCGCAATGTCGATGTCGGACACAGCCGTTTCAGTCCCTTTTGCATGAGATCCAAAGAGCAAAACTCGCGCACCACCACCGATATTGGTGTCAACGATTCGTACTATTTCCATGATGATTTTATCGACCTCCATAAGGGTATGATAAGCATTAAACACGAGCATTATAGGTGAACTAATCGCCTAGCAAAAGGCCTTTTGAATAAGCGCGCTTTGCAATCTTTTGGGCCCCTTGGCAAGCCCTGCACCCTTTAAAGAAGTGTCTTTTTCTGGTATAATTCAGAGATTATTAAAAGAAATAAATTACAAATAAATGTCAGGAGTAGTATTCAAACAAGCCAAAATAGACCAGGAATTGGTGCAGTTGGTGCAACATTCAGTGAGTATCAATGCCATGGAAAAAACCGATAAGGAGAAGGTGATTTTGCGTATTTTTACGTTTCCGCTGGATAAACAATTAGAGATCAAAGACATGCTTTTGAGCGAACGTGAGGATCTGGCAAAAGCTAGTGCAAAGGATATGAATGAGCATTACATGAAGCTCAAAGAGTTGTATTCCGACCTCAAAGCTGAAAAATCGACCCTAGAAGGCAGTCTTCGAGTGGCGAAAGAGAAAAATATCAAAAAAGCCGAGGCAATCGAGCTCATAAACCTAGAAAATAAATTACAAAATGATGATGAGGAGAACGATGAAGATTTACTTCCAAGTTTCCCATAATAGTTAAACGAAACAAAAAAACTAAAATAAATGATCTCAAAAAACTTACAACACGAACTATTTGAAGCCGACGACAGTCGTCGCCGCCTACTCTATTTCTCACCCGCATTCGATGCCAATGCTATGGACAAGCACAATCGGCGAATAACTGAGCTGGAAGCCGTTGACACGACAACGCCGACAACGCTTGACCAAAAAGAAATAGACAAACTCAAAGAAGGGATCAAAGAGCTTCGGGTGCAACTCACAGAATTGCACAATCTTTTGTATAAAGAGGGTGAAAATGGAGAACAATCTGACGATAAAGATGATCTCGCAACCAATCATGAGTATGACACTGTTGACATGGACGCGATTATCTATTCTGATAATAAGATTCATCATGATATTGACATTGATAACTTAATAGCAATCAATTTTGCAGAGGCGGTCGATACTTACAAAACTGCTTTTGATAAATTAAAAACAGTTGAATTTGACTCACCAATGGACGAATGGCTTCCGGAAGGCGGGGATGCATCAGACACAATACCGGAGGTTGGACTTTCAAATTTAGCAGATCTGATAAAGGACGGAGAAG from the Candidatus Peregrinibacteria bacterium genome contains:
- a CDS encoding AbrB/MazE/SpoVT family DNA-binding domain-containing protein; the protein is MSKCKVVRPQSKGMVTIPKEYREALGIDEDSLLEVQLIDNGVQFIKVTYTSEPAPGEVVELFSDKEISEWKRNDKLDGSTIKKLA
- the efp gene encoding elongation factor P gives rise to the protein MLSISQIRTGKIIVIDGDPFVVVKDTFAKQARGAGVMKTTLKNLKTGATISKNFQGNDKVDEADVGYRKCQYMYTDGANYYFMDNNSFEQFELDEEMLGDDVNFLLDGTDIDVRFFEDKPISVNLPPKVVLEVTETDPGVKGDTAAGGSKPATLQTGLVVQVPLFIKVGDKLRINTDTQEYVERAN
- a CDS encoding nucleotidyltransferase domain-containing protein; the protein is MEVDKIIMEIVRIVDTNIGGGARVLLFGSHAKGTETAVSDIDIAIDAGDILGFETFIKIKEAVGEIPTLRSIDIVDFNDIGESLKNSILKNSKEICMK
- a CDS encoding class I SAM-dependent methyltransferase, encoding MKEHFEEKIEKVLDYCRELNDEGGQNQYWILSDEAGRFINQKAKEVNAKYILEIGTSIGYSTIFLAEAVRENTGGDVAKGKVYAMESHGPRAAIARANFVNSGLSEFITLVQSHAPEHIPFVDPNTGEALTGKIDILFLDCIKKYYLPCLEATLPLLHLGSLIIADNVISHADQMTDFLNYIKTNSDLESEIFNIGTGVLVAKTLRMTM
- the def gene encoding peptide deformylase; the encoded protein is MAIREIQTGLKNPILRTKSKEVEKITPEVKHLIRDMYSTLHLDGIGLSAPQVGENLRIVLVTTYPQTKKEKTYTMINPVITYFSEETEISEEGCLSLPNYFGNVARSKEVILQFRDENWKIQIMRLNSLNARIVQHEIDHIDAILFADKVTGKAKATHGPEEHTL
- a CDS encoding nucleotidyltransferase substrate binding protein produces the protein MHEIITSFKKALNGLEEALGMKPTDIIRDASIQRFEFSVELAWKSTQKFLRTQNVECNSPKSCMKEAFKFGLIQDDPLWVQMMDDKNLTVHTYDEATAEKIYKRLPSYIPLLKKLLEAIQDGL